The Bradyrhizobium guangxiense genomic sequence GCCAGGGTCGGCACCGAGCCGCCCGTCTTCAGATCGGGGATTTGGCCGGCAGCGGGCCGTGACGCCGCGAGCGCCAGCACCAGCATCGCCAGCAAGAGCAGACGCACAGCGTTCATCTTTCTTCCTGCCGCCTCGTATGGATATCGGAGAACCGGGTAGTTTCACGCACCGTCGCGCGGCGCGACGATCCAGCCTTGCATGGCCAGAACCGGAACGGCGAAGACTGCCGAAACCTGGCCGAGCAGCACCAGCCCCAGAACGGTCTGCGTGAGCATCATGCGCTTCGCCCCTCGGCGGCGGCCCAGGGCCGCCGCAGCCGCATCGGCACCCCGCCGCCACGCGGCGGGTCGTCATTGTCGTTGTCACCGTCGAGCTTGCGCAGCGCGGCCAGGATGTCTGCGAGCCGGACCGTGCGGCTCATCCCGGGAATCTCGCGTAAGCTAGGACAGGATTCAACCGCATACATGTCGGACGCCCAGGACGACAGGATGATGCGCTTCTCCGGTGTCGAGAGTTCCGCAGCATTCAGGACATCGGTGGGGGAATCGTAATGGGCAGCGGGGTGAAACAGCGGGTTGAGAGTGCCGGCATTGGTGTTCACGTTGGTCATTGGTGGTGCCTCCCCTCATGCTCCTTTCCAAGGGACGGGTTTGATGATAACGGGGCGGCGGCGATCGCCGCCGTCCCGCTTGACGTCAGTGCGTGTTGATCGCGATGCGCTTGACGCCTTCGCGTGCCTTCTCGGATTTCGGCAGCGACACGGTCAGAACGCCGTTCTTGAACGACGCCTCGACCTTGTCCTCCTCGACGCCATCCAGCGGAATCTGCCGCTCGAAGGCGCCGTAATAGCGCTCGGTAAAATACCTGCCTTCGCCGTTGCGCTCCGCCTTCTTCTCGCCGCGGAGCGTCAGCACGCCGTTGGCAATCTCGAGCTCGACGTCCTTCTCGGTGAGGCCCGGAAGCTCGGCCGAGACGGTCAGCGTCTTATCGGTCTCGCTGAGCTCGACCTTCGGCCAGCCGAAGCGGCCCTCCATCAGCGGCGACAGGCTGGCCGGCCCGAAGCCGCGGAAGACGTCGTCGAACAGACGGTTCATCTCGCGATGAAGCGTCAGGAACGGATCGAAATCGGCGCGCGTAGGCGCGAGCTCCTGTTTCCCTGACCAGGGAATGAGATCACGAAAGCCCATGGTTCTCTCCTCCATGCATCGGGGAAGCGCGGCCCGCATCGGCGCGCCGCGCTCCGCCATCTCGCTTGCTTGAGCGCTTAGGCCGCTTTCTTCTGCTCGA encodes the following:
- a CDS encoding Hsp20/alpha crystallin family protein, whose amino-acid sequence is MGFRDLIPWSGKQELAPTRADFDPFLTLHREMNRLFDDVFRGFGPASLSPLMEGRFGWPKVELSETDKTLTVSAELPGLTEKDVELEIANGVLTLRGEKKAERNGEGRYFTERYYGAFERQIPLDGVEEDKVEASFKNGVLTVSLPKSEKAREGVKRIAINTH